From one Culex quinquefasciatus strain JHB chromosome 3, VPISU_Cqui_1.0_pri_paternal, whole genome shotgun sequence genomic stretch:
- the LOC6030814 gene encoding uncharacterized protein LOC6030814 — MEPIQLTEVEKAAKILFTKLITEGNRIPCDSGSGADIELKLPQWYDEAKFKRGQKYFFDNRFGMMQSNFVGLITLLAEPKGLTILHNTGRSSTPETARKRYISTTLHMLSWYEIDLSPGSKSWASLNRVRKMHKNASNRSEKSKTGIISQTEIALTTFGFMGYALVRPHLLGIKYDSEEDREGLVHFWAVIGSLLGVKDEYNICLPKLAVVEMICQMCIRYLFIPLLQFESSLFKQMASAVVEGLGEFTPFNSYDSLMYFVRRVAGIPGYQFNVDMEKEIICRRIYSLGELNDFKKQFTDVEGYEYIENAIFDEKVMLYNVVQVSDITVNEATLANGTVTGVYNELNEDGNKKKEALEDLLQLKHNEQLVITTVEDESEWKSYLNDSKLKQLSSKDLGYFKFKCRLSESCYSKIGNFINESVLSLMLYRMRKAHV; from the exons ATGGAGCCGATTCAGTTAACCGAGGTGGAGAAAG CGGCAAAAATACTCTTTACAAAACTGATAACGGAAGGCAACCGGATACCTTGCGACAGTGGCAGCGGGGCAGATATTGAGCTCAAACTTCCACAGTGGTACGATGAAGCAAAGTTTAAAAG GGGCCAGAAATACTTCTTCGATAACCGTTTCGGCATGATGCAGTCAAACTTTGTCGGACTCATCACACTGCTCGCCGAACCAAAGGGATTGACGATTTTGCACAATACCGGGCGATCTAGTACTCCTGAAACGGCTCGGAAGCGTTACATTTCCACCACGCTGCACATGCTGTCGTGGTATGAGATTGATCTTTCACCGGGATCCAA ATCGTGGGCTTCGCTGAATCGGGTTCGTAAAATGCACAAGAACGCTTCAAATCGATCGGAGAAGAGCAAAACGGGGATAATTTCGCAAACGGAGATCGCCTTGACCACGTTTGGATTCATGGGATATGCGTTGGTTCGTCCGCATTTGCTTGGGATTAAGTACGACAGTGAGGAGGATCGAGAAGGGCTGGTTCATTTTTGGGCCGTGATTGGTTCGTTACTGGGCGTAAAGGATGAATACAATATCTGTCTACCAAAGCTGGCAGTGGTGGAGATGATTTGTCAAATGTGCATTCGATATCTTTTCATACCTCTGCTTCAATTCGAATCATCACTGTTCAAGCAAATGGCATCAGCTGTTGTCGAAGGTTTAGGAGAGTTTACGCCATTCAACTCTTACGATAGTTTGATGTACTTTGTTCGGCGAGTCGCAGGGATTCCAGGTTACCAGTTCAACGTAGATATGGAGAAAGAAATTATCTGTCGTCGAATCTATAGTTTGGGAGAGCTGAACGATTTTAAAAAGCAATTTACGGATGTTGAAGGCTACGAGTACATCGaaaatgctatttttgacgaaaaGGTGATGCTCTACAATGTCGTTCAAGTATCGGATATTACAGTAAACGAAGCCACACTTGCCAACGGAACCGTTACTGGGGTTTACAATGAGCTAAACGAAGATGGTAACAAAAAGAAAGAAGCTTTGGAAGATTTGCTACAGCTCAAGCACAATGAACAATTGGTGATAACTACGGTAGAAGATGAGTCCGAATGGAAAAGTTACCTCAACGACTCGAAGCTGAAACAGCTGTCCAGTAAGGATTTGGGATATTTCAAGTTCAAATGTAGATTATCCGAAAGCTGTTATtccaaaattggaaattttatcAACGAATCAGTGCTCAGTCTGATGCTGTATCGCATGCGAAAGGCTCATGTGtag
- the LOC6030801 gene encoding venom carboxylesterase-6, with translation MWKSVVLIFKVSFSFIWFSIGNFLIRFWPGITRPVVEVRQGKVRGITSTLPGDVKYHYFKGIPYGKPPVGKLRFQSPVPLERFSQPVLDCSYDRPDLIQPDVVINRIVFGSEDGLYLNVFTPGLPNENDTKYPVMVFIHGGGYRYGSPTSFLYEPKSLVRRGVVVVSMSYRLGPLGFLSLPSAGISGNMGLKDQRLALQWVHENIGQFNGDAENVTLFGQSAGSWSTYLHYLSPKSRKYFQRVICLSGDSCSEAAFQVDPEGKARKLAQLLGYRGNTDQEVLETLMKASAKSLVRLQSRVQNPLEDGDPLRVFLFKPVIEHESVEDSFITQMPEQILKCYDSLEMPIMSGNVSSEGLLALLLNRNNLDDYNKHVDWLVPRFMGYSAKLDRKAVGEQIKRFFVGDSKIGWNTADETSDLMTDSTFVGSSNLSAEWIAKYQPNVTHYKYFFTFEGRLNLFKILFNMSEVHGVDHGDDVFYLFSPNFLPKLAKDSVENKMREIYITLLTNFAKFNDPTPDESNLGFKWNPVAPVRRDSDSFDFDCLEVNVPSRMVRNPNEERNDFWRNLLKVNTELL, from the exons ATGTGGAAATcagttgttttgattttcaaagttagtttttcttttatttggtTCAGCATCGGAAATTTTCTAATTCGATTCTGGCCTGGCATTACACGACCCGTAGTTGAAGTTCGCCAAGGAAAGGTGCGTGGGATTACGAGTACGCTACCTGGGGACGTAAAGTATCACTATTTTAAAGGGATTCCTTATGGGAAACCTCCCGTTGGGAAGCTTCGCTTCCAGTCTCCTGTTCCTCTGGAGAGGTTCAGCCAGCCGGTGCTCGATTGTAGCTACGACAGGCCGGACCTTATACAACCTGACGTTGTCATCAACAGGATAGTTTTTGGCTCCGAAGACGGACTCTACTTGAACGTTTTCACACCCGGATTGCCCAACGAAAATGATACCAAATATCCGGTGATGGTGTTCATTCATGGGGGTGGCTACCGCTATGGATCCCCAACTTCATTTTTGTACGAGCCCAAGTCCCTTGTGCGAAGGGGTGTTGTAGTGGTCAGCATGTCATACCGTCTTGGTCCGTTGGGATTTCTGAGTCTGCCCAGCGCGGGAATTAGTGGCAACATGGGACTCAAAGATCAACGCCTCGCCCTGCAATGGGTTCACGAAAACATAGGTCAGTTCAACGGGGATGCTGAAAATGTTACCCTTTTCGGGCAAAGTGCTGGCAGCTGGTCAACTTATCTGCACTACTTGTCGCCAAAATCACG GAAATATTTCCAACGGGTAATTTGCTTAAGTGGCGATTCTTGCTCGGAAGCAGCATTCCAAGTTGATCCAGAGGGAAAAGCAAGGAAACTAGCACAACTACTGGGATATAGAGGAAACACTGACCAGGAAGTTTTGG AAACACTCATGAAAGCATCGGCCAAGTCTCTGGTCAGACTCCAGTCCCGCGTGCAGAACCCGCTGGAAGATGGCGACCCTTTGCGAGTGTTTTTGTTCAAACCTGTTATCGAACATGAATCCGTCGAGGACAGTTTCATAACGCAAATGCCTGAACAAATTTTAAAGTGCTACGACTCCTTAGAAATGCCCATAATGTCGGGAAATGTGAGCAGTGAAGGATTGCTCGCCTTGCTACTGAACAGAAATAATTTGGATGATTACAACAAACACGTCGATTGGTTGGTACCTCGATTTATGGGATATTCTGCGAAATTGGACCGCAAAGCCGTTGGTGAGCAGATAAAGCGATTTTTTGTGGGCGATAGCAAGATCGGATGGAATACTGCAGATGAGACGAGTGATTTGATGACAGATTCAACGTTTGTTGGGTCTTCCAACTTGAGCGCTGAATGGATTGCGAAATATCAACCGAATGTGACGCATTACAAATATTTCTTCACCTTTGAAGGGCgtttaaaccttttcaaaattcttttcaATATGAGTGAGGTGCACGGCGTTGACCATGGTGATGATGTTTTCTATTTGTTTTC cccaAACTTTCTGCCAAAACTAGCAAAGGATAGTGTCGAAAACAAGATGCGTGAAATTTATATTACACTGTTGACCAACTTTGCCAAATTCAACGATCCAACCCCGGATGAGAGCAACCTTGGGTTCAAGTGGAATCCAGTAGCGCCAGTGCGTCGAGATTCGGATTCATTTGACTTTGACTGCTTAGAGGTTAACGTACCGTCTCGAATGGTCCGGAATCCTAACGAAGAAAGAAACGATTTTTGGAGGAATTTATTGAAGGTCAATACGGAGTTGTTATAA